In the Muricauda sp. MAR_2010_75 genome, one interval contains:
- a CDS encoding AraC family transcriptional regulator, giving the protein MNIYEYLFSLFSFLALILAILLFLKKKGDRWANSLLGIYVLLFGYNVFYNTLYWSKKLFTADFIGLLFTNVLVWVLYGPILYFYIRRVLYGTKFRGKDLLHFLPFLILLLNYSRVYVMDSATKMELLQNRTIILHLYFFTYYEEIAIIALMLLYFALIYTRLKKGTAGFNKDLWLKWVSFSYLAYVISFSSYFVLQGLGILQKEHDYFIGASMIFFISMLAYFGFAQPEVFEGTPMNKIMPIIKYKTTGLTHGYAMELKENLQKYMEEVKPYLKSEFRLDDLAENLNVSRHHCSQVINEQFDSTFFNFINKYRIEEAKEMLEKDQSLTISDVMYACGFNNRVSFYNAFKKFTGTTPKSFLESAAS; this is encoded by the coding sequence ATGAACATTTACGAATATCTATTTTCCCTATTTTCGTTTCTCGCCCTGATTTTGGCGATTCTTCTTTTTTTGAAGAAAAAGGGAGACCGATGGGCCAATAGCCTTTTGGGTATTTATGTGCTGCTTTTTGGTTATAATGTATTCTACAATACACTATACTGGTCCAAAAAACTCTTTACCGCAGACTTTATCGGACTCCTTTTTACCAATGTATTGGTTTGGGTGCTATACGGACCAATATTATATTTTTACATCCGAAGGGTGCTCTACGGCACCAAATTTAGAGGGAAAGACCTCCTGCATTTTTTGCCTTTTTTGATTCTTCTACTGAACTACTCCCGAGTATATGTAATGGATTCTGCAACAAAAATGGAATTGTTACAAAACCGAACCATTATTTTGCACTTGTACTTTTTTACATACTATGAGGAGATTGCAATAATAGCACTTATGCTGCTGTATTTTGCGCTCATCTACACCCGACTTAAAAAAGGAACCGCTGGTTTCAACAAAGACCTTTGGTTAAAATGGGTCTCATTTTCGTATTTGGCGTATGTAATTTCTTTTTCATCCTACTTTGTCCTGCAGGGTTTGGGTATTTTGCAAAAGGAGCACGATTACTTCATTGGAGCATCCATGATTTTCTTTATCTCCATGCTTGCCTATTTTGGATTTGCACAGCCAGAAGTTTTTGAAGGCACTCCCATGAACAAAATAATGCCCATCATAAAATACAAAACCACAGGATTGACCCACGGCTATGCAATGGAACTCAAAGAAAACCTGCAAAAGTATATGGAAGAGGTCAAACCCTATTTAAAAAGTGAATTCAGACTGGATGATCTGGCTGAAAACCTCAACGTCTCCAGACACCATTGCTCTCAAGTCATCAATGAACAGTTTGATTCCACTTTTTTCAATTTCATCAATAAATACAGAATTGAAGAGGCTAAGGAAATGTTGGAAAAAGATCAATCCCTTACTATTTCCGATGTAATGTACGCCTGTGGCTTTAATAATAGAGTGTCTTTCTACAACGCTTTTAAAAAGTTTACGGGAACCACTCCAAAGTCATTTCTGGAGTCTGCCGCCAGCTAA
- a CDS encoding Ig-like domain-containing protein has product MSPIFLLLLTLISACSSDSNSTDDSPDNTPVLSSISIGSSNGNQLDLFGTNTTSLSVMGTDQFGLDIAITETVTWSANNDNVSVDQNGMVTGQKVGNSTVEAAVGSLSKTIALTIVDSEPQPGTYIYVSDAVNFNNGPWKIFRYDENGQNPTVFIDEELAWPQDIVFLEDQGQVLISNLSSGKINRHDAATGALIGSFATNIGGPTRMKIGADNLLYVLQWQGDGLVLRYGLDGTLIDKFTSVAVPQSIGLDWDSEGNLYVSSYSGAFVQKFDSEGNDLGKFIASDVEGPTNIWFDENDNLFANDWTGNKVVQFDSEGNFVKNVISTGINQPEGVDFFPNGDFLIGSGGTSEVRQYDSNGNFIKNLVSAGAGGLVRPNAVRIRVIE; this is encoded by the coding sequence ATGAGTCCTATTTTTTTACTTCTCCTTACGTTAATCAGTGCCTGCAGTTCAGATTCCAATAGTACGGATGATTCTCCCGACAACACACCTGTGCTGTCCAGCATTAGCATTGGTTCATCGAACGGTAACCAACTTGATCTTTTTGGCACCAATACTACTTCGCTGAGTGTCATGGGAACGGATCAGTTTGGACTAGACATTGCTATTACGGAAACCGTGACTTGGTCGGCCAACAACGACAATGTAAGCGTTGACCAAAATGGAATGGTAACGGGTCAGAAAGTTGGAAATTCCACGGTTGAAGCAGCCGTTGGAAGCCTATCAAAAACCATTGCGTTGACCATTGTTGATTCTGAACCGCAACCCGGCACGTATATCTATGTGAGCGATGCCGTGAATTTCAACAATGGGCCTTGGAAAATATTTCGATATGATGAAAACGGACAAAATCCAACAGTCTTTATTGATGAAGAACTTGCCTGGCCGCAAGATATTGTCTTTTTGGAAGATCAAGGCCAAGTGCTCATCTCCAATTTAAGTTCCGGCAAAATCAATAGGCACGATGCGGCTACCGGGGCACTGATTGGCAGTTTTGCAACCAACATCGGTGGTCCTACACGTATGAAAATCGGCGCAGATAATTTGTTGTATGTGTTGCAGTGGCAAGGTGATGGACTTGTGCTTCGGTATGGATTGGATGGTACCTTGATTGACAAGTTTACCAGTGTAGCTGTTCCTCAAAGTATTGGTCTGGATTGGGATTCCGAAGGCAATCTCTATGTATCCTCCTATAGTGGTGCCTTTGTTCAAAAATTTGATTCAGAGGGCAACGACCTTGGAAAGTTCATCGCTTCAGACGTTGAAGGTCCCACAAACATTTGGTTTGATGAAAATGACAATCTTTTTGCCAATGACTGGACGGGCAACAAAGTGGTTCAATTCGATTCTGAAGGCAACTTTGTGAAAAACGTAATTTCCACTGGTATCAATCAGCCGGAAGGTGTCGACTTTTTCCCCAATGGCGACTTTTTAATTGGCAGTGGGGGCACTTCCGAAGTAAGACAATATGACTCCAACGGAAATTTTATTAAAAACCTGGTAAGTGCTGGTGCTGGCGGACTCGTTCGCCCAAATGCAGTTAGGATTAGGGTCATTGAATAG
- a CDS encoding ankyrin repeat domain-containing protein, with protein sequence MEDLTKKSEELINAIHDGDLVRVQALTEERVPLNSEYGRKTIDIPGETIAGIPYSTPLGTACSQGHLEIVKYLLGKGVKVDIQNYHSQTPFLLAVEACQKGIGSFDAVKELIAAGADIHFASPWGNAIHFAIGTGPEAYEMLKYLLELGIDPQVKDKKSHSVLRKKFFYLTELIKDNSTIGGLLLEQLKLLRLYWNNEDAEMKKLWGECLEALETNEAKKMKWESIFQNEDWVSQVSKKIEDNALKGPKQLKFFEEITQYFLNRSEVIAHPDWGKLIQKVSDMGPSSIDLIEQKTGKKTTVFSRTWYTSGIMDEIIDKHLFTTDFCLEMLNHEEAAKRDDFLEIFTYVLEEASHKYGYAKYAYRENFMKNFFDTDYVKNYKHYNKPQRIVAECNQEPS encoded by the coding sequence GTGGAGGATTTAACCAAAAAAAGTGAGGAGCTCATTAACGCCATCCATGATGGTGATTTGGTGAGGGTGCAAGCGCTTACCGAAGAAAGGGTTCCGCTTAATTCCGAATATGGCAGAAAAACTATAGATATTCCAGGAGAAACCATCGCAGGTATACCCTATAGCACACCTCTGGGCACCGCTTGTAGTCAAGGACATCTGGAAATAGTAAAATACTTGCTTGGCAAAGGGGTTAAGGTAGATATTCAAAATTACCATTCACAGACTCCATTTCTTCTGGCCGTAGAAGCTTGTCAAAAAGGTATAGGGTCCTTTGATGCCGTAAAAGAACTCATTGCTGCTGGAGCCGATATCCATTTCGCGAGTCCATGGGGCAATGCTATCCATTTTGCCATAGGAACTGGTCCAGAAGCCTATGAAATGCTTAAATATTTGCTTGAATTGGGAATTGATCCCCAAGTAAAGGATAAAAAATCCCATTCTGTATTGAGAAAAAAATTCTTTTACCTGACAGAATTAATAAAAGACAATAGTACGATTGGGGGATTACTCTTGGAGCAGTTAAAATTGTTGCGCCTTTATTGGAACAACGAAGATGCCGAAATGAAAAAGCTTTGGGGAGAATGTTTGGAAGCCTTAGAAACAAATGAAGCTAAAAAAATGAAATGGGAAAGTATCTTTCAAAATGAAGATTGGGTGAGCCAAGTATCCAAAAAAATTGAGGATAATGCATTAAAAGGTCCAAAACAGCTGAAATTTTTTGAGGAAATAACCCAATATTTCCTCAATAGATCTGAGGTAATTGCACACCCCGATTGGGGCAAGCTCATCCAAAAAGTGTCCGATATGGGCCCCTCTTCCATTGACTTGATTGAACAAAAAACCGGAAAAAAGACCACAGTATTCAGTCGAACTTGGTATACCAGTGGAATCATGGATGAGATAATCGATAAACATCTATTTACCACAGATTTTTGTCTAGAGATGCTAAACCACGAGGAAGCCGCGAAACGTGACGACTTTTTGGAAATCTTCACTTATGTTCTTGAGGAGGCATCCCATAAATATGGATACGCAAAATATGCCTATAGGGAAAACTTTATGAAGAATTTTTTTGATACCGATTATGTGAAAAATTACAAACACTACAACAAACCACAGAGAATAGTGGCCGAATGTAATCAAGAACCATCTTAA
- a CDS encoding PorP/SprF family type IX secretion system membrane protein produces MRRLLVCILIGLMFVVGSSQEVDLPADFRQHTLTQFNANLLNATYTSDWNNPNSFSIWTRWQWQSVDGDPTTIFANYSHQINTTSSVALGFLQHNTGVFLNVGAHLTYVHTFLLDDGVELLAGINLFAFQESLADDRFVPDPDLDVPQLESNKDFILQFSPAVRLNVNQFSVGLAFENGFGFNLSDSGNGPENFQIFTGTLSNDFNVGLFPTWGASFVRPLVYVKSIPNGDTQFGLNTLLSTPKFWAQGGYNSFYGASGGVGVTFARVFSIGGLMEFGGDSELSDGESTFELVASYQFGATDNRNKVVGFDVEKDDALAQERMAEEARLQRLEKQEAQEAEQLRRQQLTEEQRVRDSIAQAELEASRLQQQRDSIAQLRKKQQQDSIAQVLEQKKRDSITAIQQQEVELRPNERYEEVASEDGLEPGFYLIANVFGTKKYYESFMLTLKQKGLDPKSFYRNVNKYNYVYLERYNTMEEARKARDSQFNGRYTDKIWIFRVRGK; encoded by the coding sequence ATGCGTAGACTTTTGGTTTGTATACTAATAGGGTTGATGTTTGTGGTTGGATCGTCACAAGAGGTTGATTTACCGGCAGATTTCCGGCAACATACGCTCACTCAGTTCAATGCCAATTTGTTGAACGCCACGTATACTTCTGATTGGAACAACCCAAATTCTTTTTCCATTTGGACCCGTTGGCAATGGCAGTCCGTGGATGGGGATCCCACCACTATCTTTGCAAATTATTCCCATCAAATCAATACCACATCATCCGTTGCTTTGGGGTTTCTTCAGCATAATACCGGTGTTTTTTTAAATGTTGGGGCTCACCTTACCTATGTGCATACATTTTTATTGGATGATGGAGTAGAGCTACTGGCAGGAATAAACCTTTTTGCCTTCCAAGAAAGCTTGGCGGATGACCGTTTTGTGCCAGATCCAGATTTGGATGTACCTCAATTAGAAAGTAACAAGGATTTTATTCTTCAGTTTTCTCCTGCAGTTCGATTGAATGTTAATCAATTTAGTGTAGGCCTTGCTTTTGAAAATGGTTTTGGGTTCAATCTGTCAGATAGTGGGAACGGTCCAGAAAATTTTCAAATTTTCACGGGAACCCTAAGCAACGATTTCAATGTAGGGTTATTCCCCACTTGGGGGGCTAGTTTTGTACGACCTTTGGTCTATGTCAAATCTATCCCAAATGGAGATACTCAATTTGGTTTAAACACCTTGTTATCGACCCCCAAATTTTGGGCTCAAGGGGGCTATAATAGCTTTTATGGGGCTTCAGGAGGAGTTGGGGTGACTTTTGCCCGTGTATTTTCTATTGGAGGACTAATGGAATTTGGTGGGGATTCCGAGTTGAGTGATGGTGAGTCAACTTTTGAGTTGGTAGCTTCCTACCAATTTGGCGCAACAGATAATCGGAATAAAGTGGTTGGCTTTGATGTGGAAAAAGATGATGCTTTGGCACAAGAACGGATGGCGGAAGAGGCTAGGTTACAAAGACTTGAAAAGCAGGAGGCTCAAGAAGCTGAACAGTTGCGACGACAACAACTTACGGAGGAACAGCGGGTTCGTGACTCCATTGCTCAAGCCGAATTGGAAGCTTCAAGGTTGCAGCAGCAAAGGGATAGTATTGCTCAACTACGGAAAAAGCAACAGCAAGATAGTATCGCCCAAGTATTGGAGCAAAAGAAGCGGGATAGCATAACCGCCATTCAACAACAGGAAGTGGAATTACGGCCTAATGAAAGATATGAAGAAGTGGCCAGTGAGGATGGCTTGGAACCTGGGTTTTACCTTATTGCCAATGTTTTTGGAACCAAAAAATACTATGAAAGTTTTATGCTAACCCTGAAACAGAAAGGTCTAGATCCAAAATCGTTCTACCGAAACGTAAACAAATATAACTACGTCTATTTGGAGCGCTACAATACCATGGAAGAAGCCCGAAAGGCTAGGGATAGCCAGTTTAATGGTAGGTACACGGACAAGATCTGGATTTTTAGAGTGAGGGGGAAATGA
- a CDS encoding phosphoglycerate mutase family protein, translating into MRITKLLIAFAIIIGSISCKKDTKIVEDPVVSTFYFIRHAEKDRTDPDNPDPELNQDGLDRAIRWAEVFDPIDLDVIYSTNYERTSMTAAPTSVKKNIDIKYYDPNTLDVEQFKAENEGLNVLVVGHSNTTPNFVNKVINIEKYNAMDDDDNSSLFIVRIVDGIPTDIRLKMD; encoded by the coding sequence ATGCGAATAACCAAACTCTTAATTGCATTTGCAATTATTATTGGAAGTATCAGCTGCAAAAAAGATACGAAAATTGTGGAAGATCCTGTGGTTTCCACCTTCTATTTTATCCGGCATGCCGAAAAGGACAGAACCGACCCGGACAATCCTGACCCCGAGTTAAACCAAGATGGGCTGGACAGGGCCATTCGATGGGCTGAAGTCTTTGACCCAATTGATTTGGATGTCATTTATTCCACAAACTACGAGCGCACCTCCATGACAGCTGCCCCCACTTCGGTCAAAAAAAACATTGATATAAAATATTATGACCCCAATACGTTGGATGTTGAACAGTTTAAAGCTGAAAATGAAGGACTGAACGTTTTGGTAGTCGGACACAGCAATACCACTCCAAACTTTGTGAACAAGGTCATTAATATTGAAAAATACAATGCTATGGACGACGACGACAATAGCAGCTTGTTCATTGTGCGCATCGTTGATGGTATACCTACGGACATCCGCCTTAAAATGGATTAA
- a CDS encoding DUF6503 family protein: MKKILVPLILLLTFACKEKSKTQLTAQEIVDKSIAESGGKLYEDHSTSFDFRDRTYVSENKQGKKVLKRIFQVDSVTITDVKTGNEFQRFMNDSLVAVSDSIAGRYANSVNSVHYFARLPYGLNDAAVNKKLLGNETIKGKEYYKIKVTFDQSGGGDDYDDVYVYWFDVETFKPDYLAYSFHVNGGGQRFRKAYNERYVGGIRFVDYENYKPEDEDADILQIGQLFDTGELELLSKIELTNIKVEAD; the protein is encoded by the coding sequence ATGAAGAAAATCTTAGTTCCCCTGATTTTGCTTTTGACTTTTGCCTGTAAAGAAAAATCAAAAACCCAGCTTACTGCTCAGGAAATAGTGGATAAATCCATTGCAGAAAGTGGAGGAAAACTTTACGAAGACCACTCAACCTCCTTTGACTTCCGAGACAGAACGTATGTGTCTGAAAATAAACAGGGTAAAAAGGTATTAAAACGCATTTTTCAGGTGGATTCGGTTACCATAACCGATGTTAAAACAGGAAATGAGTTTCAACGTTTTATGAATGACTCGCTTGTTGCTGTTTCAGATTCCATAGCAGGTCGATATGCCAATTCGGTGAATTCGGTGCATTATTTTGCGAGACTTCCTTATGGATTAAATGACGCAGCGGTGAACAAAAAGCTTTTGGGCAATGAAACCATCAAAGGAAAAGAATATTACAAAATAAAAGTGACCTTTGATCAAAGCGGTGGAGGCGACGATTATGATGATGTGTATGTGTATTGGTTTGATGTGGAGACTTTTAAGCCGGACTATTTAGCCTATAGCTTTCATGTAAATGGTGGAGGACAACGGTTCAGAAAAGCTTATAATGAACGGTATGTAGGTGGAATCCGGTTTGTAGACTATGAAAATTACAAACCAGAAGATGAGGATGCTGACATATTACAGATTGGACAACTTTTCGATACAGGTGAACTGGAACTCCTTTCAAAAATAGAGCTTACCAATATAAAAGTAGAGGCGGATTAA
- the smpB gene encoding SsrA-binding protein SmpB: protein MQKNINIKNRRARFDYEILETYTAGIVLGGTEIKSIRLGKASISQSFCEFNDKGELFVINMQIDEYSHGGHYNHKPKAERKLLLNKRELKKLRKEVVTTGNTIIPLNLFINDRGLAKMNIGLAKGKKLYDKRDTIKDRDSKRNLDRIKKSFNN, encoded by the coding sequence ATGCAGAAAAACATCAACATAAAAAACAGAAGGGCCCGATTCGATTATGAGATTTTGGAGACGTATACCGCAGGTATTGTATTGGGAGGTACCGAGATAAAATCCATTCGCTTGGGGAAAGCTTCCATATCCCAAAGTTTTTGTGAGTTCAATGACAAAGGGGAACTTTTTGTCATCAACATGCAGATTGATGAGTACAGTCATGGCGGGCATTACAACCATAAACCCAAAGCGGAACGAAAACTGCTCCTCAATAAAAGGGAATTGAAAAAACTCAGAAAAGAAGTCGTTACTACCGGAAACACTATTATTCCGTTAAACCTTTTCATAAATGACAGGGGACTCGCAAAAATGAACATCGGTTTGGCCAAGGGTAAGAAATTATACGATAAGCGAGATACAATTAAGGACCGGGACAGCAAGCGAAATTTGGACCGTATCAAA